The genomic DNA ACGCCCGTTGCGGCGCTGCCCCAGGTGGCGGCACCCACGTTCGCAGTGCTGCCTTTGTACCAGTAAGGACTGGAGACCACATAGTTGCCGTTCGCAAGAATGGTCACGCCATGGCTGCCTACTGAGCCGCCGGTGGTCCCGACCAAGCTGTTGGTCGCGGAGACCACGCCTTTCGTGCCGGTGCTGCCATTGCCCCAAGTGACGGCGCCATTGCCCCCGTTCCAAGTCGGGCTCACCACCACGTAATTGCCTCCGGGAAGCGCGATCACCCCGGACCCGAGATCGCTTTCCCACTTGCCCCCACCCACACCGTCTCCGGCAGCGCTGCCGACCAAGCTATTGTCCGCGGTCATCGGCCCGGTGGTCGGTGCAGTGCCGTTGCACCAGATCACTGCACCTGCGTAGGTAGCGGAGCCATTGCTCCATGCAGGGCTATTCACCACGTAGTGACCGTTGCCCAGGAGCGTTATGCAGGATCGGGTACCAAGACGTTGAAGCGCCGTGCTGCCGCTGAGGCTGTTTGCTGCGCTCACGCTACCGCTAATGCCCGTGCTGCCGCTGGCCCAAGTCACCGCACCGGCATCCTCGAGCGTCCCGTTGTCCCACATGGGGCTGAAGACCACGAAGTTCCCGTTGCCAAGCGCGACCACTTGGCTGCCAATGGCATCCTCCGCGGTCGAGCCCCGCAGCGTGCTGATCAATGCGCCGGTGCCACCGTTGAAGAGATAGACCGCCCCGGCATTCTGGCCGCCCGCGTCGTCGCCGGGAGAGGTGATCACCACGTTGCCGGTCGACAGCGGTAGCACGATACTTCCGAACTGGTTCCCGTCCGCGGGATTCGGATCAACGAATTGGGAGAAAGGTACCGCCTGCACGGATACCGGCAGCACGAGCAAAGAGAGAAGACGATGCATGAAGGTGAGGAGAGATGGAAGGAAGAGACAGGGCAGGCGACGCCACGGAGTTAGGATGATCCGCGCGCTCGGGGTAAATCGAAATTCCGGAACGGAACATCGGGAAAACCGATGCGATGTGCGCGAGTGCTGGAAAAATAGCAACTCGGATTGTGTGAAGATCACGTGAATCGTCTAGGGCGATCCCGCTCAGTTCTCCGCGGCAGGGGGAAAGGCGGGCAGGGGGCCGGCGGGATTCAGTTCCATCGGCGCTTGCAGCTTGAAGGTCCGGTCCTTGCCGGCTTGGAAGGCGCCGAAGGCGATGGGCACCACTGTCATGCACACCACCGGCGTGTCTCCACTGTCCGTGCGATTTACATGCAGCAGCATCGCGCAGTTGGGATACTTGGCCACCGATAGGATATCTCCCGGCGCGATCCAGCCGGGAGCCTTCTCGTCGGAGGTCGGGAAGAGATATTCGATCATCACCGGCCACGGAGCGGGCTCGGTGAACTCGTCGGGTGCCACCATCGCTTGGGCACGCACCGCGAAGCCGGGGTGGAAAAGATCGTCCTCACCCAAGCGCCGCACCTTGTCCACGCGGTAGTTCCCTTCCGCATACTGGATCAGCTTCGGTTCGCGCAGGTTGGTCAGGTAGTTCCGCATCAGCGCGGCATTGAACTTCGCCAGGTCTTCCTGCGAGAGCGCGGCGTAGCGGCGGTAAAATGCCCGCGGATCCGCCGATTCCCCCGGCGGTGCTTCCAATTCCGTCAGCGGGAGCGGCGCCGTGGTGCGATGGAGCTTCCGCAGGATCTCATAGTTCCGCGGGATCTCCGGGTGGCGGAAAACGTGCAGGCAGAGCAACCAGCTCAGGACCGCGAGGCAGAGCGCGAGCACGTTTACCAAGGTCCACCAGTAAAAGGCGGGCGGACGCTTCTTCGGCGGCGGCGGCTCCTTGTCGCGTCGGTTCGGCATTAGCTCTTGCCGCAGTCCTCGGGTTCGGGAGTGGGTTCGGCCGCCGTCTCGAAGGAGGTGCCGCAGCCGCAGGAGCGCGCGGCATTCGGGTTATCGATGCGGAACCCGGAGTCGGAAAGATCGTCGACGTAATCGACGCGGCAGCCATCCAGCTTGGAGGTGCTATCCGCCGCCACGATCAGGCGAGCACCGGCCAGATCGAGCACTTCGTCGCCCACCTCCGGCTCGCCGATCTCCATCACATACTGCCAGCCCGCACAGCCGCCCTTTTTCACACCGAGGCGCAAGCCCCGGCCAGGTTCCGCATTCTTGCGTTCCAGCAGTGCCTTCAGTTCGTCGGCTGCCCTGTCCGTGATCGAGATCATCGCTGCGGCAGTGATACGCGCGGCGAGCGGAGGAGCGAGCGAAAAAGCGCCGCGGACGCAAGCGCGCGACTCTTCCGGATTGGCACTTGGAACTTCGGATGTGGCACTTAAAAGTCCCGCGTGCCCCGCATCCGCATCCTGCCCGAGATCCTTGCCAGCCAGGTGGCGGCGGGCGAGGTGGTGGAGCGGCCCGCCAGCGCGGTGAAGGAACTGGTGGAGAACAGCCTCGATGCCGGGGCGGGGGAGATCCTCGTGGAGATCCGGCGCGGTGGGGCTGCCTTGCTGCGGGTGATCGACAATGGCAGCGGCATGTCCCGCGACGACGCACTGCTCTCGCTGGAGCGGCATGCTACCAGCAAGCTCGCCGATTCCGCCGGCTTGGCTTCGATCCGCACCCTCGGCTTCCGCGGGGAAGCCGTGCCGAGCATCGCCAGCGTCTCGCGCTTCCGTTTGGTCACGCGTGAACCCGAGGCGGTCTCCGGCACCGAGATCGCGGTGGAAGGCGGGGTGATGCGTGATGTCCGGGAGGCCGGCTGTGCCCCGGGCACCGTGGTGGAGGTGAAGGATCTCTTCTACAATGTGCCGGCGCGGCGGAAGTTCCTTCGCGCCGAAACCACCGAGGCGGCGCACGTGGAGCACCAGCTCCGCATGCACGCGCTGGCCTCCTCCGGCGTGCGCTTCCGCTTCCGTAAGGATGAGCGCGAGGTCTTCGACCTGCCCGCCGGGATGTCGCGCATGGACCGGGTGCGCTGGATGACCGGCAATGATCTGGGGCGCGAACTCGTGACGTTGCCTCTGACCCACGGCAACGGGCTTTCCGTAGAGGGCTTCATCCTGCCCGCGGGGCATGCGCGCAAGGGCCGCCGCCATCAGTGCGTGTTCCTGAACGGCCGGCCTGTGGAGGACTCGGCGATCTCGCGCGGGCTGGCGGAAGGATTCCGCGGCGCTCTCACCGATGGCCTTCATCCCTGTGCCTGGCTCTGGATCGAAATGGAGCCCACCCTGGTGGATGTGAACGTGCATCCCGCGAAGCGGGAGATCCGCCTGCACCGGCCGCACGATCTCCGCGAGGCCCTCAACTCCGCGGTCCGGGAGGGCTTGGCTCAGGCCGAGGCCGCACGGCGACCGCAGCCTCTTCCTCCCGCGCCGCCACCGCAGCGGCAGCCGATGGCCGTGGCGGACCGGGCGGTGGCTCCGGCACCTTTACCCGCGGCGAAACCTGCCACCATCTGGCCCGCGAGTATTCCGGTGAAGGCCCGCCAGCTTGAGATGCCGCAGGTGGCCCCGCTGCCGGAACCGCAGGCTGATGCCCGCAAGACCTTGCCTTTCCGCTATGTCGGCACCCTGTTGGATCGTTTCGCGATCCTCGAATCCGCGGATGGCTTGGTTCTGCTCGATCCACGGGCCGCCCGGGAGCGAATCCTCTACGAGCGCTGGCTCGCGGCGGAAGGCGGTTCGCATAGTCAGGGGCTGATCGTGCCAGTCTTGCTGGAACCCGGCCCGCGCGAGTGCGATCTCGCCCTGCGTCACCGGGACGAGTTCGCCCGGGCCGGTATCGAGCTGGAGGCCTTCGGCACCGGCACCCTGCGGGTCGGCTCGCTACCGGACTTCCTGCGGGTGGGGGATGCCCGCGCCTTCCTTACCGGCCTGATCGACGAACTGGCCTCCGGGCAGATCCCGGGAGCCCGGCTGGGCTTCGAGGCCTTGGCCCGCCAGCTCGCCCGCCGGGCAGCTCTGGCGGAGGCTCCTAGGCCTCAAGAAGCGATGAAACTGCTTGAGATCCTCTTTGATTGCGAATTGCCCTATTGCGCTCCGGATGGTCGTCCCACTCTGACCGAATACTCCCTACGCGAACTCGAACGCCGTTTTGCGGGGGGGAAATCGGCTGGTCTTTAAAAAAATCCGTCATATCTGATTGTCCAATCAGTCGGTTATTCAAAAGACCTAAAAATTTCATTGTTTGGAGGCTCTTCTACTGCTTCCTTACACGGGTCCATGAGTTCGATCGTTCCGCGTCATTTCCCCGTCGCCGCCGATTCGGCAGGGCGGGGGAATGACGTTGGAGCGGGACTTTTCGGTCGGAGGATCCGCGCTGCCATCGGGATTCCTGCCGCAAAATCGGACATTTGAATCCGGTGCAAACCGTTGATTCCTCAGTATTTCTTTCGAGAATGCGCCTTAGACAACGGTTTCTTCAAAGCGTTCAAAATATCGTTAGAAATTTCTTGTTTGAATTTCCTGATTGTTCATAGTCCGCGGCGAAGAGTCCTGACGGATTGATTTTTTTTTTAAGAAGCTGCCCCTTCATGAAAATATCCCTCCCCATGCTTATCCTGGCGTTCGCGCCGGCCTTGGTGCCGGTCGCGCAGGGAGCGCTGTTGGGGGATCGTTTGGATGAGATGCACGGGCTGCTTCTGGAGAATCGCCGCGAGGCCCTGCCCGGCTTGAGTGACCCCTTCGGCGCTCCGGAC from Luteolibacter rhizosphaerae includes the following:
- a CDS encoding HesB/IscA family protein, with product MISITDRAADELKALLERKNAEPGRGLRLGVKKGGCAGWQYVMEIGEPEVGDEVLDLAGARLIVAADSTSKLDGCRVDYVDDLSDSGFRIDNPNAARSCGCGTSFETAAEPTPEPEDCGKS
- the mutL gene encoding DNA mismatch repair endonuclease MutL, coding for MPRIRILPEILASQVAAGEVVERPASAVKELVENSLDAGAGEILVEIRRGGAALLRVIDNGSGMSRDDALLSLERHATSKLADSAGLASIRTLGFRGEAVPSIASVSRFRLVTREPEAVSGTEIAVEGGVMRDVREAGCAPGTVVEVKDLFYNVPARRKFLRAETTEAAHVEHQLRMHALASSGVRFRFRKDEREVFDLPAGMSRMDRVRWMTGNDLGRELVTLPLTHGNGLSVEGFILPAGHARKGRRHQCVFLNGRPVEDSAISRGLAEGFRGALTDGLHPCAWLWIEMEPTLVDVNVHPAKREIRLHRPHDLREALNSAVREGLAQAEAARRPQPLPPAPPPQRQPMAVADRAVAPAPLPAAKPATIWPASIPVKARQLEMPQVAPLPEPQADARKTLPFRYVGTLLDRFAILESADGLVLLDPRAARERILYERWLAAEGGSHSQGLIVPVLLEPGPRECDLALRHRDEFARAGIELEAFGTGTLRVGSLPDFLRVGDARAFLTGLIDELASGQIPGARLGFEALARQLARRAALAEAPRPQEAMKLLEILFDCELPYCAPDGRPTLTEYSLRELERRFAGGKSAGL